The following coding sequences are from one bacterium SCSIO 12741 window:
- a CDS encoding alkaline phosphatase: MKTLNSFLLIALLAFVNWGCQEPEITAPPSAPKVDPKTKNVIFLIGDGMGLTQVSTAFYFSGGVPNFSKFRQISLINTSSRSHKITDSAAGATAFACGKRTYNGAIGMDADTQSINNITEILAKRNIRSGLVSTSSITHATPACFFAHADSRRKEEFIASQMSDSEVDFFAGGGSHFFNKRKDGANYIDTLKNRGFEISLGPIQAPENWDINKKYGFLADTLAMPSMLKGRGDFLPEATQMALDYLSQDTNGFFLMVEGSQIDWGGHANNSDYIITEVEDFDKTIGVALEFAIRNQNTLVIVTADHETGGYALSSRRDTIDGKVRSNYDEIAPTFSTGGHTASLIPVFAYGPGETDFNGIYNNHEIYQKMLRALQ, encoded by the coding sequence ATGAAAACACTAAACTCCTTCCTACTCATCGCCCTCCTGGCCTTTGTGAACTGGGGATGCCAGGAACCTGAAATAACGGCTCCTCCCAGCGCACCCAAAGTGGATCCCAAAACCAAAAACGTCATTTTCCTCATCGGAGATGGAATGGGGCTCACTCAAGTAAGTACGGCCTTCTATTTTTCAGGGGGTGTTCCCAACTTTTCGAAGTTTCGTCAGATCAGCTTGATTAATACTTCATCTCGTAGTCATAAGATTACTGATTCGGCAGCTGGTGCGACAGCCTTTGCCTGTGGGAAACGGACCTACAACGGAGCCATTGGAATGGATGCGGATACTCAATCCATTAACAACATTACTGAGATATTGGCCAAACGAAACATTCGCTCTGGGCTGGTTTCTACTTCATCTATAACCCATGCCACACCAGCCTGCTTCTTCGCTCACGCTGATTCGCGTAGGAAGGAAGAATTCATTGCTTCTCAGATGTCTGATTCTGAAGTGGACTTTTTTGCTGGTGGTGGTTCTCATTTCTTCAACAAAAGAAAAGATGGAGCCAATTACATCGATACCCTCAAAAATCGAGGATTTGAAATAAGTCTCGGACCGATTCAAGCCCCTGAAAACTGGGATATCAATAAAAAATACGGATTCCTTGCTGATACCCTGGCTATGCCAAGCATGTTAAAAGGACGTGGTGATTTTCTTCCAGAGGCTACTCAAATGGCCCTTGACTACCTTTCTCAGGATACTAATGGTTTCTTCCTCATGGTGGAAGGATCTCAGATCGACTGGGGCGGACATGCTAACAACTCCGACTACATCATCACGGAGGTGGAAGACTTTGACAAAACGATTGGAGTGGCACTTGAATTCGCCATTCGAAATCAAAATACGCTGGTTATTGTCACCGCTGACCATGAAACGGGTGGATATGCCTTGTCTTCAAGAAGAGATACGATCGACGGTAAAGTGAGAAGCAACTATGACGAAATCGCACCTACCTTTTCTACGGGAGGGCATACGGCTTCTCTAATTCCGGTTTTTGCATACGGTCCAGGGGAAACGGACTTTAACGGGATTTACAACAACCACGAGATCTATCAAAAGATGCTTCGGGCTCTTCAATAG